Genomic window (Sphingosinicella microcystinivorans):
TAGCTCAGCATCGGTCATGCGCTCCAGCACGTCGCGTAGGCGGATGGTGCAAGGAATGGGCGGCAGCTCGAACTCATAGCCGCCGGCGATCATTTCGGCCGCAATCTCCTCGGTGATGAAAAACGGCTCGTCGTCTTGGTTCGGCTTCTTCATGCCCTTTCCTCCTGGCGCTCATCCTGGCCGACAGCGGCCAGGGCATCGGCTTCCGTCAATGCGTCCTCCACGAACGCGCCGTGCTGCTTCGCTTCGGCCTGGCTGACCTCGGCCCATATCCGTTTCACCTGGGCCGCACTGTACCCGGCCAGCTCGGCGGTCTTGTTGATGCTGTAGCCGGACTTGCGCAGCGCGACAACTTGGGCGCGGCGCTTCGGATCAGCACGGCGGCCCTTGTACCGCCCGGCCTGGCGGGCCAACTCAATGCCTTGGCGCTGGCGTTCGCGCCTGTCCTCGTAGTCGTCGCGGGCCATCTGCAAGGCCAGGCGAAAAAGCATGATCTGCACGGCTTCCAGCACGATCTTGGCGACGCCCTGGGCCTCGGCCGCCAGGTCGGATAGATCGACCACGCCAGGGACGGCCAGGCGTGCGCCTTTGGCCTGTATCGAGGCCACCAGGCGCTCGGCCTCGGGCAAAGGTAGGCGGCTGATGCGGTCGATCTTCTCGGCAATGACCACCTCGCCGGGCTGTAGGTCGCCGATCATGCGCAGCAGCTCAGGCCGGTCGGCGCGTGCGCCGGATGCCTTCTCACGGTAGATGCCGGCGACGTAGTAGCCGGCGGCCTTCGCGGCCGTAGTGATCGCCTCTTGGCGTTCCAAGTCCTGCGCGTCGGTGCTGACGCGCAGATAGACCCGCGCCACCATCGGCGCGGCTACTGGCTTCGTCCTGCGCATACTTGCGGGCTCCTTTGGGCATACTCAAATGCACCCATCTTAAACTGGCAGGCCAATTTATCACATATCGATCTAAATGCGCCTAGCTCATTTTTACAGCTTAAATGAGCTATTGAGCACACTCCATATTTCGACTATTATTGAAACATGGAAACGATAAATGCTGTAGCCGCCCTGGCGGCCATCGCTCAAGAATCGCGCCTCGCGGTGTTCCGGCTTCTCGTCCAGGCCGGCCCCGCCGGCATGGCCGCCGGAAAAATCAGCGAAGCGGCCGGCATCCCGCCGTCTTCGCTATCCTTCCACCTGAAAGAGCTGGCACACGCCGGCATGGTCACGTCGCGGCAAGAAGGCCGATTTGTGATCTACGAGGCGAACTTTTCGACGGCCACTAACCTGGTGGCCTTTCTCACGGAAAACTGCTGCGGCGGCCAGGTGTGCAACCTGTCTTGCACCACGGAAGCCGGGAAGGTGTTGGCATGAGACTTCGCCATCTTTCCGACCCCGATTCTTTGCCCGCTTTGGACAAATCCTTTGCCATCGAGCGCCCGGCGCTCGGGCTGGCACCCGACGCCCCGCCGGTGCGTATCCTGCTGCTGTATGGCTCGCTGCGCGCCCGCTCGTTCTCACGGCTGGCCGTCGAGGAAGCGGCCCGGCTGCTGCAATTCTTTGGCGCAGAAACACGCATCTTCGACCCGTCCGATTTGCCGTTGCCCGATCAAGTGCAAAGCGACGATCACCCGGCCGTCAAGGAGCTGCGCGCCCTGTCCGAGTGGTCAGAGGGACAAGTCTGGTGCAGCCCGGAACGCCACGGTCAGATTACCAGTGTCATGAAGGCGCAGATTGACCATCTGCCGCTTGAAATGGCCGGCATCCGGCCGACCCAAGGCCGCACCCTGGCCGTGATGCAGGTATCCGGCGGCTCGCAGAGCTTCAACGCCGTGAACACCTTGCGTCTGCTCGGCCGCTGGATGCGAATGTTCACCATTCCGAACCAGTCGAGTATCGCCAAAGCGTTCCAAGAGTTCGACGCGGCGGGCCGCATGAAGCCCTCG
Coding sequences:
- a CDS encoding recombinase family protein, which encodes MRRTKPVAAPMVARVYLRVSTDAQDLERQEAITTAAKAAGYYVAGIYREKASGARADRPELLRMIGDLQPGEVVIAEKIDRISRLPLPEAERLVASIQAKGARLAVPGVVDLSDLAAEAQGVAKIVLEAVQIMLFRLALQMARDDYEDRRERQRQGIELARQAGRYKGRRADPKRRAQVVALRKSGYSINKTAELAGYSAAQVKRIWAEVSQAEAKQHGAFVEDALTEADALAAVGQDERQEERA
- a CDS encoding ArsR/SmtB family transcription factor; its protein translation is METINAVAALAAIAQESRLAVFRLLVQAGPAGMAAGKISEAAGIPPSSLSFHLKELAHAGMVTSRQEGRFVIYEANFSTATNLVAFLTENCCGGQVCNLSCTTEAGKVLA
- the arsH gene encoding arsenical resistance protein ArsH; translated protein: MRLRHLSDPDSLPALDKSFAIERPALGLAPDAPPVRILLLYGSLRARSFSRLAVEEAARLLQFFGAETRIFDPSDLPLPDQVQSDDHPAVKELRALSEWSEGQVWCSPERHGQITSVMKAQIDHLPLEMAGIRPTQGRTLAVMQVSGGSQSFNAVNTLRLLGRWMRMFTIPNQSSIAKAFQEFDAAGRMKPSPYYDRIADVMEELVRFTALVRPHREALTDRYSERKAAGHVIDEATDLSSIAIAPQPLPESETS